Proteins encoded together in one Rossellomorea sp. y25 window:
- the glpX gene encoding class II fructose-bisphosphatase, with protein MERSLSMELVRVTEGAALASARWMGRGKKDEADDAATSAMRDVFDTVPMKGTVVIGEGEMDEAPMLYIGEKLGTGYGPRVDVAVDPLEGTNIVASGGWNALAVLAVADHGNLLNAPDMYMDKIAVGPEAVGEIDINASVIDNLKAVAKAKNKDIEDVVATVLNRPRHEHIIQQLREAGARIKLINDGDVAGAMNTAFDHTGVDILFGSGGAPEGVLAAVALKCLGGEIQGKLLPQNDAELQRCISMGLDVDKILRMEDLVCGDDAIFAATGVTDGELLRGVQLKGTYGLTHSVVMRAKSGTVRFIDGRHSLQKKPNLVMK; from the coding sequence ATGGAAAGAAGTTTATCAATGGAGCTTGTTCGAGTAACAGAGGGGGCTGCCCTTGCATCGGCTCGCTGGATGGGTCGCGGTAAGAAGGATGAAGCAGATGATGCTGCAACCTCTGCTATGCGCGATGTATTCGATACAGTACCGATGAAGGGAACAGTTGTCATCGGTGAAGGTGAAATGGATGAAGCTCCAATGCTTTATATCGGTGAGAAACTAGGGACAGGCTATGGTCCGCGTGTAGATGTGGCCGTTGATCCGTTGGAAGGAACGAATATCGTTGCTTCCGGAGGCTGGAATGCACTGGCGGTACTCGCGGTGGCAGACCACGGAAACCTACTGAACGCACCGGATATGTATATGGATAAAATCGCAGTAGGACCAGAAGCAGTTGGGGAAATTGATATTAACGCTTCTGTGATCGATAATCTAAAGGCCGTTGCAAAAGCAAAGAACAAAGACATCGAAGACGTAGTTGCAACCGTCTTGAATCGTCCTCGTCATGAGCATATCATTCAGCAGCTGAGAGAGGCGGGAGCCCGTATCAAGCTGATCAATGATGGTGATGTAGCAGGAGCTATGAATACAGCATTCGATCATACGGGTGTCGATATTTTATTCGGTTCCGGCGGTGCTCCAGAGGGGGTACTTGCTGCCGTTGCGTTGAAATGCTTAGGTGGAGAAATCCAAGGAAAGCTTTTACCACAGAACGATGCCGAACTGCAGCGCTGTATCAGCATGGGGCTGGATGTGGACAAGATCCTTCGAATGGAAGACCTCGTATGCGGTGATGATGCGATCTTTGCAGCAACAGGTGTAACGGACGGGGAACTGTTAAGAGGTGTTCAGCTTAAAGGAACATACGGTTTGACTCATTCCGTCGTTATGCGTGCGAAGTCTGGAACCGTCCGCTTCATAGACGGCCGTCACAGTCTTCAGAAAAAGCCAAACCTGGTTATGAAATAA
- a CDS encoding response regulator codes for MNEKILIVDDQFGIRILLNEVLQKEGYQTFQAANGIQALEIVDQHSPDLVLLDMKIPGMDGIEILKRMKQKDADIRVIIMTAYGELDMIQEAKDLGALTHFAKPFDIDDIRQAVKQYIPA; via the coding sequence ATGAATGAGAAAATTCTTATTGTAGACGATCAATTTGGTATTAGGATTCTATTAAATGAAGTGTTACAAAAGGAAGGCTACCAAACATTTCAGGCAGCGAACGGAATCCAGGCGCTTGAAATTGTAGATCAGCATTCCCCTGATTTGGTTTTGCTGGATATGAAGATTCCGGGTATGGATGGGATCGAAATCCTGAAGAGAATGAAGCAGAAGGATGCAGATATCCGCGTCATTATTATGACAGCGTACGGAGAATTGGATATGATTCAGGAAGCAAAGGATTTGGGAGCGCTTACTCATTTTGCGAAGCCGTTTGATATCGACGACATCAGACAGGCGGTAAAACAATATATTCCAGCTTAA
- a CDS encoding sugar ABC transporter ATP-binding protein: protein MTSPLLEMININKTFSGVKALKNASFDVKEGEVHALLGANGAGKSTLMKILSGAYVQDSGDIILHSEKRDYQSPKEAKEHGIHCVYQEVDTAIVPGLSVAENIVLDQFSQKGFFFITKKSLKKEASEALRRIGAETIPLGQPASHLSLAEKQLVLIARSLLQQAKVLILDEPTAPLSSSETEKLFRVIEDLKKERVGVIFISHRLPEVFQLSDRITVMRDGETIGTFGTQQTTSHKIIEAMLGGTYREEFQKRTLPIGETLYEVRGLEDGQKVKDIHLSVKAGEVVGVVGLVGAGKTELAKALFGASQVESGDYFLGGKKLRIHSPRDAVQNGLALVPEERRKEGLFIHETVQHNLSFPSLRKVSNWLWINGRKERELAREKIRSLGIKTAHERIQANFLSGGNQQKVSIGKWLSDEASVFLFDEPTKGVDVGAKKEIFSLIQSLAEKEKGILYFSCEIQEILAISDRILVMYDGRIVKELTKEEATQELILFYASGGIQAHERQDTRLTI from the coding sequence ATGACGTCTCCACTGTTAGAAATGATCAATATCAATAAAACCTTCTCAGGAGTGAAAGCCCTAAAGAATGCAAGCTTCGATGTGAAAGAGGGGGAGGTCCATGCCCTCTTGGGGGCGAATGGTGCTGGGAAAAGTACGCTGATGAAGATTTTATCAGGAGCCTATGTGCAGGACAGCGGAGACATCATCCTTCACTCTGAAAAAAGAGACTATCAATCTCCGAAAGAAGCGAAGGAGCATGGCATCCATTGCGTGTACCAGGAAGTGGACACGGCCATTGTCCCTGGACTTTCTGTAGCGGAAAATATCGTCCTTGATCAGTTCTCACAAAAAGGTTTCTTCTTTATTACTAAAAAGTCATTAAAGAAAGAAGCGTCGGAGGCGCTTAGACGCATCGGGGCAGAAACCATTCCCCTCGGTCAGCCTGCGTCACACTTAAGTCTCGCTGAAAAGCAGCTGGTGCTCATTGCCAGAAGCCTGCTTCAACAAGCGAAAGTATTGATTTTGGATGAACCAACGGCACCTTTAAGTTCTTCTGAGACGGAAAAGTTATTCCGAGTCATAGAAGATTTAAAGAAAGAGAGAGTAGGGGTCATTTTCATCTCTCACAGGCTCCCGGAAGTATTTCAGCTTTCCGATCGCATCACGGTCATGAGAGACGGAGAGACCATTGGAACGTTTGGAACACAACAAACAACCTCTCACAAGATCATTGAAGCCATGCTTGGAGGAACATATAGAGAAGAGTTTCAGAAAAGAACGCTGCCGATCGGTGAAACGCTTTACGAAGTGAGGGGGCTCGAAGACGGACAAAAGGTGAAGGATATCCATTTATCCGTTAAGGCAGGAGAAGTAGTCGGAGTGGTCGGGCTTGTGGGAGCGGGAAAAACCGAGCTTGCCAAAGCCTTATTCGGAGCCTCTCAGGTAGAATCGGGTGACTATTTTCTGGGAGGAAAGAAGCTGAGGATTCACTCTCCCCGGGATGCGGTTCAAAATGGTCTGGCACTTGTTCCGGAAGAAAGACGAAAAGAAGGGTTGTTCATTCATGAAACCGTTCAGCACAACCTTAGCTTTCCTTCTTTAAGAAAAGTCTCCAACTGGTTATGGATCAACGGTCGCAAAGAACGTGAGCTGGCCCGTGAAAAAATCCGATCCCTTGGAATTAAAACCGCTCATGAAAGAATCCAGGCCAACTTTTTAAGCGGAGGAAACCAGCAGAAGGTTTCAATAGGGAAATGGCTGTCCGATGAAGCTTCGGTGTTTTTATTTGATGAACCGACGAAGGGCGTGGACGTGGGAGCGAAGAAAGAGATATTTTCCCTGATTCAATCCCTTGCAGAAAAAGAGAAGGGTATTCTCTACTTTTCCTGTGAAATACAAGAAATCCTGGCGATCTCGGACCGGATACTCGTCATGTATGATGGCCGGATCGTCAAAGAACTGACAAAAGAAGAAGCAACTCAAGAACTCATATTGTTTTATGCTTCAGGAGGGATCCAAGCGCATGAAAGGCAAGATACTCGACTTACTATTTAA
- a CDS encoding sugar ABC transporter substrate-binding protein, whose amino-acid sequence MKKTASLFVLLALIFSLVACQPKVSQEADADSGEKKEATSDHPLANKKIALIMQINLGTFSAQYIEGVKEQVEKFGGKIQVFTSEGDLAKMSSNLDAAINQKFDGILIDHGTKEALQSGVEKAKEQNIPVVVFDADVASEEVTVLEQGDQQMAEQTLTKLSDEIGGKGEIVKIWVAGFAPMERRQVAYQEFLEKNPDIKEVAAFGAATQNTALDTQAQMEAILKQYPNKGDIDAVWAAWDEFAKGAVRAIEAAGRDEIKVYGIDMSDEDLQIIQKDGSPWVASAAVDPKDIGRVQVRFLYQKLNGEETPEKVKLEPVFIEKEALPEETITTDQLHEHVDGWGASEQGYTDELKTLEGSFKE is encoded by the coding sequence ATGAAAAAAACGGCATCATTATTCGTATTACTCGCACTTATTTTCAGTTTAGTCGCTTGTCAGCCAAAGGTATCCCAGGAAGCGGACGCAGACAGTGGAGAGAAGAAGGAAGCAACATCTGATCATCCATTGGCCAATAAAAAGATCGCCCTTATTATGCAAATCAATTTAGGGACATTTTCCGCTCAATACATAGAAGGTGTCAAAGAGCAGGTAGAGAAGTTTGGGGGCAAGATTCAAGTATTTACGTCTGAAGGGGACCTGGCAAAAATGTCTTCTAACCTGGATGCGGCCATCAATCAAAAGTTTGATGGGATCCTCATCGATCATGGAACGAAAGAAGCACTGCAATCAGGGGTGGAAAAAGCGAAGGAACAAAACATTCCGGTTGTCGTATTCGATGCGGATGTTGCTTCAGAAGAGGTGACGGTCCTCGAACAGGGTGATCAGCAAATGGCTGAACAAACCTTGACGAAGCTTTCAGATGAGATTGGCGGTAAGGGTGAGATCGTGAAAATTTGGGTTGCAGGCTTTGCCCCGATGGAAAGACGCCAAGTAGCCTATCAGGAGTTTTTAGAAAAAAATCCTGATATTAAAGAGGTGGCGGCATTTGGAGCGGCTACTCAGAATACAGCACTGGATACACAGGCTCAAATGGAGGCCATATTGAAACAGTATCCGAACAAAGGTGACATCGATGCTGTTTGGGCTGCTTGGGATGAATTTGCAAAAGGCGCCGTTCGGGCAATCGAAGCGGCAGGGAGAGATGAAATCAAAGTATATGGAATCGACATGAGTGATGAAGACCTGCAAATCATTCAAAAAGATGGAAGCCCGTGGGTGGCATCGGCAGCCGTTGATCCGAAAGATATCGGACGCGTGCAGGTCCGGTTTTTATATCAAAAGCTAAATGGCGAGGAAACGCCTGAGAAAGTAAAGCTTGAGCCGGTATTTATTGAAAAAGAAGCATTGCCTGAAGAAACGATTACCACAGATCAATTACACGAGCATGTAGATGGCTGGGGAGCAAGTGAGCAAGGCTATACAGATGAATTAAAAACGCTTGAAGGATCGTTCAAAGAGTAG
- the fsa gene encoding fructose-6-phosphate aldolase → MKFFIDTANMSEIQEAFEWGILSGVTTNPSLVAKEKNVTFEDRLKEITDLVPGSVSAEVIATDAEGMIKEGRELAKIAPNITVKLPMTPDGLKATSTFAKEGIKTNVTLIFSANQALLAARAGATYVSPFLGRLDDIGHDGLELVSKIAEIFAIHGLETEIIAASTRHPQHITEAALRGAHIATVPLKVLKQLFHHPLTDKGIEAFLNDWNNR, encoded by the coding sequence ATGAAATTTTTCATAGACACAGCAAACATGAGTGAAATTCAAGAAGCATTTGAATGGGGTATTCTTTCAGGAGTGACAACGAATCCGTCGCTTGTCGCGAAAGAAAAAAACGTAACATTTGAAGATCGATTAAAAGAAATCACAGATTTAGTTCCTGGTTCTGTAAGCGCTGAAGTCATCGCGACAGATGCTGAAGGAATGATCAAAGAGGGCAGGGAGCTTGCTAAGATCGCACCTAACATTACGGTTAAGCTTCCAATGACGCCGGATGGCCTGAAAGCGACATCTACTTTTGCTAAAGAAGGAATTAAGACAAATGTCACGCTGATTTTTAGTGCGAACCAAGCGCTTTTAGCGGCTCGTGCTGGAGCGACGTATGTTTCGCCTTTTTTAGGAAGATTAGATGATATCGGTCATGATGGTCTTGAGCTTGTATCCAAGATCGCTGAAATCTTTGCGATTCATGGTTTGGAAACAGAAATCATTGCAGCTTCAACCCGTCACCCTCAGCATATTACTGAAGCTGCCTTAAGAGGAGCGCATATTGCGACAGTGCCTCTGAAAGTGTTGAAGCAATTGTTCCATCATCCGCTGACGGATAAAGGAATTGAAGCGTTTCTGAATGATTGGAACAACCGCTAA
- a CDS encoding ABC transporter permease, which translates to MKGKILDLLFKYGAIVLMAAILLFFSLYNPFFFTYGNLSDILRSISIVTLVALGVTFTLVVDGFDLSVGSTVSLSTVVTASLMVWYEAPLWIVLLVPLLVGAGVGLFNSLLIVKFGIPDLLATLGAMYIISGVHRTYTEGYSIYNHMPMTTGGTAPGEFSEAFLWIGQGKWLGLPVPVWIMLVLVGIVYVIMHFTRWGRILYMTGGNAEASRLSGVRVTRVKLIAYVLSGVFASIGGILFTARVGSGQMDAGGPLLMEAVAAVFVGFSVLGAGKPNILGTFFGAALIGVLLNGLTMMNLPYYAFEIIKGSVLVLALAVTYVHAKKVRGA; encoded by the coding sequence ATGAAAGGCAAGATACTCGACTTACTATTTAAATACGGGGCCATCGTGTTGATGGCCGCGATTCTACTATTTTTCAGCTTATATAATCCATTTTTCTTCACCTATGGAAATCTATCAGACATTCTCCGCTCGATTTCCATCGTCACATTAGTGGCATTAGGGGTAACCTTTACTCTCGTCGTCGATGGCTTTGACCTTTCAGTGGGATCGACGGTTTCCCTGTCTACCGTTGTGACGGCTTCATTGATGGTCTGGTATGAAGCGCCGTTGTGGATCGTGCTCCTTGTTCCATTGTTGGTGGGAGCGGGAGTCGGGTTATTCAATTCGCTGTTGATCGTTAAATTTGGAATTCCGGATTTGCTTGCTACATTAGGGGCCATGTATATTATTTCAGGTGTTCATCGGACGTATACGGAAGGGTACTCGATCTACAATCATATGCCGATGACAACTGGCGGGACAGCCCCGGGGGAATTTTCAGAAGCGTTCCTCTGGATCGGCCAGGGAAAGTGGCTCGGATTGCCGGTACCGGTATGGATCATGCTCGTGTTGGTCGGAATCGTCTATGTGATCATGCATTTCACGAGATGGGGGCGCATTTTGTATATGACAGGGGGTAACGCAGAAGCGTCACGCTTATCAGGTGTCAGGGTGACCCGGGTGAAGTTGATTGCCTACGTTCTCTCAGGTGTATTCGCATCGATTGGAGGAATCCTGTTCACAGCCCGGGTCGGATCAGGACAGATGGATGCCGGTGGCCCGCTCCTCATGGAAGCAGTCGCCGCTGTGTTTGTCGGCTTCTCCGTCTTGGGCGCAGGAAAACCGAATATCCTCGGCACCTTCTTTGGGGCAGCGTTGATAGGGGTCCTGCTGAATGGATTGACGATGATGAATCTACCATACTATGCATTTGAAATTATTAAAGGAAGCGTACTGGTATTGGCATTGGCAGTGACGTATGTGCATGCCAAGAAGGTGCGGGGGGCTTGA
- a CDS encoding thymidine kinase, producing the protein MYVMKQTGWVEVICGSMFSGKSEELIRRVRRTQFAKQEIAVYKPKLDNRYSDESVVSHNGTSVIAKAVEGSNVILDDLNPEVDVVAIDEVQFFDEGIVEVVQKLANSGYRVILAGLDQDFRGEPFGPMPDLMSIAEQVTKLQAVCAVCGSPASRTQRLINGEPACYDDPIILVGASEAYEPRCRHHHEVPTGMSVTPDMVKEV; encoded by the coding sequence GTGTATGTCATGAAACAAACGGGTTGGGTAGAAGTCATTTGCGGCAGCATGTTCTCAGGGAAATCCGAAGAACTGATCCGCAGGGTACGACGCACTCAATTTGCTAAACAAGAAATTGCTGTGTATAAGCCAAAACTAGATAATCGCTATAGCGATGAATCGGTTGTATCTCATAACGGTACCTCTGTAATCGCCAAAGCAGTCGAGGGTTCAAATGTGATTCTCGATGACCTGAATCCTGAGGTAGATGTAGTTGCTATTGATGAGGTTCAATTTTTTGACGAAGGCATTGTAGAGGTCGTCCAAAAATTAGCAAACAGTGGGTATCGTGTCATCCTCGCAGGACTTGATCAGGATTTCCGCGGAGAACCATTCGGTCCGATGCCTGATTTAATGTCCATTGCCGAGCAAGTGACAAAACTTCAAGCCGTTTGTGCAGTCTGCGGCTCTCCTGCAAGTCGAACGCAACGATTAATCAACGGCGAACCAGCTTGCTATGATGACCCCATCATCCTTGTGGGTGCATCTGAAGCTTATGAGCCAAGATGCCGTCATCACCATGAAGTTCCAACTGGAATGAGCGTGACACCTGATATGGTGAAGGAAGTTTAA
- a CDS encoding UDP-N-acetylglucosamine 1-carboxyvinyltransferase, giving the protein MEKLKIAGGYPLEGTIKVSGAKNSAVALIPATILADSPVTIEGLPDISDVRTLKDLLEEIGGSVTLEDGDMSVDPSQMVSMPLPSGKVKKLRASYYLMGAMLGRFKKAVIGLPGGCHLGPRPIDQHIKGFEALGAEVTNEQGAIYLRADELKGARIYLDVVSVGATINIMLAAVRAKGRTIIENAAKEPEIIDVATLLSNMGAKIKGAGTDVIRIDGVDELHGCRHTIIPDRIEAGTFMILAAAVGKGVLVDNVIPLHMESVIAKLREMGVPVETNDDQIYIGRADKLKSVDVKTLVYPGFPTDLQQPFTTLLNRAEGSAVVTDTIYSARFKHIDELRRMNATIKVEGRSAIVNGPVQLQGAKVKASDLRAGAALVIAGLMAEGITEVTGLEHIDRGYSDLVAKLEGLGATIWREKMSAEELEQMKS; this is encoded by the coding sequence ATGGAAAAGCTAAAAATTGCAGGAGGTTATCCCCTTGAAGGAACCATTAAAGTCAGTGGGGCCAAAAATAGTGCGGTAGCCTTGATCCCGGCAACCATTCTTGCTGATTCACCAGTCACAATCGAAGGGTTACCAGACATCTCTGATGTACGGACACTGAAAGATCTATTAGAAGAGATCGGTGGTTCAGTCACGTTGGAAGATGGGGATATGAGTGTAGATCCAAGCCAAATGGTGTCCATGCCTTTACCGAGCGGAAAGGTGAAGAAGCTTCGTGCTTCCTATTATTTAATGGGAGCGATGCTTGGACGATTCAAAAAAGCGGTCATCGGATTACCGGGTGGATGTCATCTTGGCCCGCGTCCGATTGATCAACACATCAAGGGCTTCGAGGCTCTTGGAGCAGAAGTGACGAATGAACAAGGTGCGATATATTTACGCGCCGATGAATTAAAGGGTGCCCGTATCTACCTTGACGTTGTCAGTGTAGGGGCAACCATTAATATTATGCTTGCCGCTGTACGGGCAAAAGGCAGAACGATTATTGAAAATGCGGCAAAAGAACCTGAGATCATCGACGTAGCTACATTACTAAGTAATATGGGTGCGAAGATCAAAGGGGCAGGAACCGATGTGATCCGCATTGATGGTGTAGACGAGCTTCACGGCTGCCGTCATACAATCATCCCTGACCGGATAGAAGCTGGAACGTTCATGATTCTTGCAGCAGCAGTCGGGAAAGGTGTGCTTGTTGACAACGTTATCCCATTACATATGGAATCTGTCATTGCCAAGCTCCGTGAGATGGGCGTTCCTGTTGAAACAAACGACGATCAAATCTATATCGGCAGAGCGGACAAGCTCAAATCCGTTGACGTGAAAACACTGGTGTACCCAGGGTTCCCGACAGATCTGCAGCAGCCGTTTACCACATTATTGAACCGGGCAGAAGGTTCCGCTGTCGTAACAGACACCATCTATTCAGCCCGCTTCAAGCATATCGATGAACTGAGAAGAATGAATGCGACGATCAAGGTGGAAGGTCGCTCGGCCATCGTCAATGGACCTGTACAATTACAAGGCGCCAAAGTGAAAGCAAGTGATCTGCGCGCAGGAGCGGCCCTTGTCATCGCCGGCCTAATGGCAGAAGGAATCACAGAAGTGACCGGTCTCGAGCATATCGACCGCGGCTACAGCGACCTCGTTGCCAAGCTCGAAGGCCTAGGAGCGACAATCTGGCGTGAAAAAATGTCAGCGGAAGAATTGGAGCAGATGAAGTCATAG
- the rho gene encoding transcription termination factor Rho, which translates to MEELTISSLENMKLKELYELAKQYKVSYYSKLTKKELIFAILKVRAEQEGFFFMEGVLEIIQSEGFGFLRPINYSPSSEDIYISASQIRRFDLRNGDKVSGKVRPPKENERYFGLLHVEMVNGEEPESAKERVHFPGLTPLYPDRQMKLETTPNKISTRIMDLIAPVGFGQRGLVVAPPKAGKTMLIKEIANSITTNHPEAELIILLIDERPEEVTDIERSVEAEVVSSTFDEVPENHIKVAELVLERAMRLVEHKRDVIILMDSITRLARAYNLVIPPSGRTLSGGIDPAAFHRPKRFFGAARNIEEGGSLTVLATALVDTGSRMDDVIYEEFKGTGNLELHLDRSLAERRIFPAIDIRRSGTRREELLIKPDHLEKLWAIRKAMSDQPDFAEKLMRKLKQSKTNEEFFNVLTEESKKR; encoded by the coding sequence ATGGAAGAGTTAACAATCTCTAGCTTAGAAAATATGAAGCTTAAAGAGCTTTACGAGCTAGCCAAACAATACAAAGTTTCTTATTATAGTAAATTAACAAAAAAAGAATTGATTTTCGCTATCCTTAAAGTTCGTGCAGAACAAGAAGGCTTCTTCTTTATGGAAGGTGTTCTTGAAATCATCCAATCAGAGGGCTTCGGTTTCTTAAGACCGATCAATTATTCACCAAGCTCTGAGGATATTTATATTTCTGCATCACAAATCCGCCGTTTCGACCTTCGTAACGGGGATAAAGTATCAGGGAAAGTGCGTCCTCCGAAGGAAAACGAACGTTATTTCGGACTGCTTCATGTTGAAATGGTCAATGGAGAAGAACCGGAATCCGCGAAAGAACGTGTCCATTTCCCAGGTCTCACGCCTTTATATCCTGACCGTCAAATGAAACTTGAAACAACACCGAACAAAATCTCAACGCGCATCATGGACCTTATCGCGCCTGTCGGTTTTGGACAACGTGGTTTAGTCGTTGCGCCACCTAAAGCCGGTAAGACGATGCTGATCAAAGAGATCGCAAACTCGATCACAACGAATCATCCTGAAGCGGAATTAATCATTCTTCTGATCGATGAGCGTCCAGAGGAAGTAACGGATATCGAACGTTCTGTAGAAGCAGAAGTCGTAAGCTCTACATTTGATGAAGTACCGGAAAATCACATCAAAGTGGCAGAACTTGTTCTTGAGCGCGCGATGCGTTTAGTGGAGCACAAACGTGATGTGATCATTCTGATGGATAGTATCACTCGTTTAGCCCGTGCTTATAACCTGGTCATCCCTCCAAGTGGACGAACGCTATCCGGAGGTATTGATCCTGCGGCGTTCCACCGTCCGAAACGATTCTTCGGTGCTGCACGTAACATTGAAGAAGGCGGAAGCTTGACAGTTCTCGCTACTGCGCTAGTGGATACAGGATCCCGCATGGACGATGTCATTTATGAAGAGTTCAAAGGAACAGGGAACTTAGAGCTTCATCTTGATCGTTCTCTTGCTGAAAGACGTATTTTCCCGGCCATCGACATCCGTCGTTCCGGAACTCGTAGAGAAGAACTTCTGATCAAACCGGATCATCTTGAAAAGCTATGGGCAATCCGTAAAGCGATGTCCGATCAGCCTGATTTCGCTGAGAAGCTTATGCGCAAGCTGAAGCAATCGAAGACGAATGAAGAGTTTTTCAATGTGTTGACAGAAGAGTCGAAGAAGCGTTAA
- the fdaB gene encoding class IIb fructose-bisphosphate aldolase FdaB produces the protein MPLVSMKDMLIQAKENSYAVGQFNLNNLEFTQAILQAAEEEKSPVILGVSEGAARYMSGFKTVVKMVEGLMEDLNITVPVAIHLDHGSSYDKCKEAIDAGFTSVMIDASHGPFEENIEITSKVVEYAHSKGVSVEAELGTVGGQEDDVVADGVIYADPKECQELVERTGIDTLAPALGSVHGPYKGEPNLGFKEMEEIGAATGVPLVLHGGTGIPTKDIQKAISYGTAKINVNTENQIASAKAVREVLAADTEVYDPRKYMGPAREAIKATVAGKMREFGSSNQA, from the coding sequence ATGCCTTTAGTTTCAATGAAAGACATGCTAATTCAAGCAAAAGAAAACAGCTATGCGGTAGGTCAATTCAACCTGAATAACCTTGAGTTCACTCAAGCGATCCTACAAGCGGCTGAAGAAGAAAAATCACCTGTCATCCTTGGTGTTTCTGAAGGGGCAGCGCGTTACATGAGCGGCTTCAAAACAGTTGTGAAAATGGTTGAAGGTCTTATGGAAGACTTAAACATCACAGTACCTGTTGCGATCCACTTGGACCACGGTTCAAGCTATGACAAATGTAAAGAAGCAATAGATGCAGGATTTACTTCTGTTATGATCGACGCTTCTCACGGTCCTTTTGAGGAGAACATTGAAATCACTTCTAAAGTGGTTGAATATGCCCACTCTAAAGGTGTTTCTGTTGAAGCTGAGCTTGGAACTGTTGGTGGACAAGAGGATGACGTAGTAGCAGATGGCGTTATCTATGCAGATCCAAAAGAGTGTCAAGAATTAGTGGAACGCACTGGTATTGATACACTTGCACCTGCACTTGGTTCTGTTCACGGTCCTTACAAAGGTGAACCAAATCTTGGATTCAAAGAAATGGAAGAAATCGGTGCGGCGACTGGAGTACCTCTAGTACTTCACGGTGGTACTGGAATTCCTACAAAAGATATCCAAAAAGCGATTTCTTACGGAACTGCTAAAATCAACGTAAACACTGAAAACCAAATTGCTTCAGCTAAAGCAGTACGTGAAGTGCTTGCAGCTGACACTGAAGTATATGATCCACGTAAATACATGGGGCCGGCTCGTGAAGCGATCAAAGCGACAGTTGCTGGAAAAATGCGCGAATTTGGTTCTTCTAACCAAGCGTAA
- a CDS encoding DUF2529 domain-containing protein, translated as MIKMFTTQLTGLFKRIYDKQEFEIEDGARLLAQAAIGQGNIYIAGHGEMEAVTAEALFGAEPLPSAKRYNGSTQLTEADRVLVVSRFSTDEDAVELGKKLADEGVPFVAVSGLVEGAENLLDLADVHLDTKVIKGMLPGDEIGERVSFPSSMAALYLYFALGFVIREMLEEYEE; from the coding sequence ATGATAAAAATGTTTACAACACAGTTAACTGGACTGTTCAAACGCATTTATGATAAGCAGGAATTCGAAATTGAAGACGGTGCCCGCCTGCTTGCCCAAGCTGCCATCGGGCAGGGGAATATTTACATTGCAGGTCACGGGGAGATGGAAGCCGTCACAGCCGAGGCTTTGTTTGGTGCTGAACCTCTTCCTTCTGCTAAAAGATATAATGGTTCTACCCAACTGACGGAAGCTGATCGTGTATTAGTCGTCAGCCGCTTTTCAACTGATGAGGATGCTGTGGAGTTAGGGAAAAAACTGGCTGATGAAGGTGTGCCATTCGTGGCTGTCTCTGGATTGGTAGAGGGTGCAGAGAATCTGTTGGACTTAGCCGATGTTCACTTAGATACGAAAGTGATCAAAGGCATGCTTCCAGGCGATGAAATCGGTGAGCGTGTAAGCTTCCCTTCCAGCATGGCTGCCCTTTATCTTTATTTTGCGCTGGGGTTTGTGATCCGTGAGATGTTGGAGGAGTATGAGGAGTAA
- the rpmE gene encoding 50S ribosomal protein L31, with protein sequence MKSGIHPKYNTIKVSCACGNEFETGSVAEEMRVEVCSECHPFYTGRQKFADAGGRVDRFNKKYGLKNQQQ encoded by the coding sequence ATGAAATCAGGAATTCATCCAAAGTACAACACGATCAAAGTTAGCTGTGCTTGCGGTAACGAATTTGAAACTGGTTCTGTAGCGGAAGAAATGCGCGTTGAGGTATGTTCTGAATGCCATCCATTCTACACAGGACGTCAGAAATTCGCTGACGCTGGTGGACGTGTTGACCGTTTCAACAAAAAATACGGTCTTAAAAATCAACAACAATAA